The following proteins are encoded in a genomic region of Agelaius phoeniceus isolate bAgePho1 chromosome 17, bAgePho1.hap1, whole genome shotgun sequence:
- the LOC129127828 gene encoding uncharacterized protein LOC129127828 isoform X2 has protein sequence MSGKLYVLISWPDGSRVISMENIKEPRKPFHLYTVGEQVLARCPGFSGLYWGVVEGISEHKGVLEKKLLEDRQLLEKLKEPAVHSMMPSPPKKSRKTFPKWTPGNASRKHPSDRTYPAKPLLRVAEASLPHNASSSSVLKDRRVLGSVAGSPRSLAAPPHPASAFTPPATFITMAMPGPGTSQSEEDRAGPAARDYVALPMKRKSDGILSSCQQQICLSSREERKIDALQEVDGFERAHKNFSPGEMERVEKTEQLERMVLDLQQDVLSLKKKVQRLESLSFQEEPHRQPCEVVELFNGYTKEQLKETIRFDQKISTACKTLLYKLFTSDYIQSHSITGRRGNTFREAKPMMDERCIKIIRVLLKQKFGDHLSDTVITEKIQNVQKALRQKFKTECL, from the exons ATGTCAGGCAAGCTGTACGTGCTCATCAGCTGGCCCGATGGCAGCCGGGTCATCAGCATGGAGAACATCAAGGAGCCCCGCAAGCCCTTCCACCTCTACACCGTGGGGGAGCAGGTCCTGGCCCGCTGCCCTGGCTTCAGTGGGCTCTACTGGGGTGTGGTGGAAGGCATCAGTG AGCATAAAGGTGTTTTGgagaagaagctgctggaagatcGACAGCTCCTGGAGAAGTTAA AAGAACCAGCTGTCCACAGCATGATGCCAtccccaccaaaaaaatccaggaaaaccTTTCCAAAATGGACCCCAGGGAATGCATCCAGGAAACaccccagtgacaggacctatCCTGCAAAGCCACTGCTGAGGGTGGCTGAGGCCAGCCTGCCCCAcaatgccagcagctcctccgtCCTCAAGGACAGGCGTGTCCTGGGAAGCGTGGCAGGGAGCCCCCGCTCGCTGGCAGCTCCCCCCCACCCAGCCAGTGCCTTCACACCTCCAGCCACCTTCATCACCATGGCCATGCCAGGGCCAGGGACTTCCCAGAGTGAAGAGGACAGGGCTGGTCCAGCTGCCAGAG ATTATGTTGCCCTTCCAATGAAGAGGAAGTCAGATGGCATCTTGTCCTCGTGCCAGCAGCAGATCTGTCTGAGCAG CCGTGAGGAGCGAAAGATTGATGCTTTGCAAGAGGTGGATGGCTTTGAGAGGGCTCACAAAAATTTCAGTCCTGGTGAGATGGAAAG GGTGGAGAAGACGGAGCAGCTGGAAAGGATGGTGTTGGACCTCCAACAGGACGTCCTCTCTCTGAAGAAGAAGGTGCAGAGGTTGGAGTCCCTGTCCTTCCAGGAGGAGCCCCACCGACAGCCATGTGAGGTGGTGGAGCTCTTCAACGGCTACaccaaggagcagctgaaagAGACCATCAGGTTTGACCAGAAAATCAGCACAGCCTGCAAGACTCTGCTCTACAAGCTCTTCACCTCTGACTACATCCAGAGCCACTCCATCACGGGGCGCAGGGGCAACACCTTCCGCGAGGCGAAGCCCATGATGGACGAACGCTGCATCAAAATCATCAGGGTGCTGCTGAAGCAGAAGTTTGGGGATCACCTCAGTGACACTGTGATCACAGAGAAGAT
- the LOC129127828 gene encoding uncharacterized protein LOC129127828 isoform X1 yields the protein MSGKLYVLISWPDGSRVISMENIKEPRKPFHLYTVGEQVLARCPGFSGLYWGVVEGISEHKGVLEKKLLEDRQLLEKLKEEPAVHSMMPSPPKKSRKTFPKWTPGNASRKHPSDRTYPAKPLLRVAEASLPHNASSSSVLKDRRVLGSVAGSPRSLAAPPHPASAFTPPATFITMAMPGPGTSQSEEDRAGPAARDYVALPMKRKSDGILSSCQQQICLSSREERKIDALQEVDGFERAHKNFSPGEMERVEKTEQLERMVLDLQQDVLSLKKKVQRLESLSFQEEPHRQPCEVVELFNGYTKEQLKETIRFDQKISTACKTLLYKLFTSDYIQSHSITGRRGNTFREAKPMMDERCIKIIRVLLKQKFGDHLSDTVITEKIQNVQKALRQKFKTECL from the exons ATGTCAGGCAAGCTGTACGTGCTCATCAGCTGGCCCGATGGCAGCCGGGTCATCAGCATGGAGAACATCAAGGAGCCCCGCAAGCCCTTCCACCTCTACACCGTGGGGGAGCAGGTCCTGGCCCGCTGCCCTGGCTTCAGTGGGCTCTACTGGGGTGTGGTGGAAGGCATCAGTG AGCATAAAGGTGTTTTGgagaagaagctgctggaagatcGACAGCTCCTGGAGAAGTTAA AAGAAGAACCAGCTGTCCACAGCATGATGCCAtccccaccaaaaaaatccaggaaaaccTTTCCAAAATGGACCCCAGGGAATGCATCCAGGAAACaccccagtgacaggacctatCCTGCAAAGCCACTGCTGAGGGTGGCTGAGGCCAGCCTGCCCCAcaatgccagcagctcctccgtCCTCAAGGACAGGCGTGTCCTGGGAAGCGTGGCAGGGAGCCCCCGCTCGCTGGCAGCTCCCCCCCACCCAGCCAGTGCCTTCACACCTCCAGCCACCTTCATCACCATGGCCATGCCAGGGCCAGGGACTTCCCAGAGTGAAGAGGACAGGGCTGGTCCAGCTGCCAGAG ATTATGTTGCCCTTCCAATGAAGAGGAAGTCAGATGGCATCTTGTCCTCGTGCCAGCAGCAGATCTGTCTGAGCAG CCGTGAGGAGCGAAAGATTGATGCTTTGCAAGAGGTGGATGGCTTTGAGAGGGCTCACAAAAATTTCAGTCCTGGTGAGATGGAAAG GGTGGAGAAGACGGAGCAGCTGGAAAGGATGGTGTTGGACCTCCAACAGGACGTCCTCTCTCTGAAGAAGAAGGTGCAGAGGTTGGAGTCCCTGTCCTTCCAGGAGGAGCCCCACCGACAGCCATGTGAGGTGGTGGAGCTCTTCAACGGCTACaccaaggagcagctgaaagAGACCATCAGGTTTGACCAGAAAATCAGCACAGCCTGCAAGACTCTGCTCTACAAGCTCTTCACCTCTGACTACATCCAGAGCCACTCCATCACGGGGCGCAGGGGCAACACCTTCCGCGAGGCGAAGCCCATGATGGACGAACGCTGCATCAAAATCATCAGGGTGCTGCTGAAGCAGAAGTTTGGGGATCACCTCAGTGACACTGTGATCACAGAGAAGAT